The following are encoded in a window of Armatimonadota bacterium genomic DNA:
- the hypA gene encoding hydrogenase maturation nickel metallochaperone HypA → MHELGITQNVLSIVLKEATKAGASRVTKVSLKVGEWSTVEPDCLKFYFGILAKGTLAEGAEVAVEQVPVAYACENCGHEYIPLVSAFACPRCSSNKGKLITGRELFVDSIEVENADSGSAKSSGCK, encoded by the coding sequence ATGCATGAATTAGGAATCACCCAAAACGTACTTTCCATTGTGCTGAAAGAAGCTACGAAAGCGGGTGCATCTCGGGTAACTAAGGTTTCCCTGAAGGTAGGCGAATGGTCAACTGTCGAGCCTGACTGCTTGAAGTTTTACTTCGGAATTTTGGCAAAAGGTACGCTGGCGGAAGGTGCAGAAGTTGCCGTTGAACAAGTGCCAGTAGCATATGCTTGCGAAAATTGTGGTCATGAGTATATTCCTCTTGTAAGCGCGTTCGCATGCCCTCGCTGTTCCAGCAACAAAGGAAAGCTAATCACCGGAAGGGAATTGTTTGTTGATTCAATTGAGGTAGAAAATGCAGATTCCGGTAGTGCAAAAAGTTCTGGCTGCAAATGA
- a CDS encoding proton-conducting transporter membrane subunit, translated as MNHSAVETASVLPALVIFVPTATAVLIFAFGRFVSWLREALAFVGVTCALILSVIIGYKTLHGEILTSFETQLYADSLSALLINMVSLVSFVAVVYSLKYMWHQVKEGGLPHTTTSGRLTAFYGWLMLFISTMIWACLSNNIIMLYVAVEASTIASGLLVAFYWDKRALEAGYKYLMLLTVGITFSLFGCVLLYATGSNLPGVGGAKGLLISELKLHASSFPITTIILASAFLIIGFGTKAGVAPFHPWLPDAHAEAPTPVSALLSGVMIKVAMYALVRTVTIFYPTFSPVAMFALGLGVFTLVIGDLMALAQDDLKRMLAYSSVSQIGYILMGFGIGTQLGIYAGLFHMVNHAIAKALLFLAAGAVIYSTGVRNISQLGGLAKKMPITSFCFFIGALAVSGMPPLNGFHSKLALFVAGADAGNWWAVGFGIAASLVTLVVLLKAAKNIFWGKESEAVANTSVREAPLTVVISMLILAILCLGVGLYPKAVYPPIKEAASYVQTINTSNKKVAVAENPKVGKPNDRSSKKILKIEF; from the coding sequence ATGAATCATTCGGCTGTAGAAACGGCTTCGGTATTGCCAGCGTTAGTAATTTTTGTTCCAACTGCAACGGCGGTCCTAATATTTGCTTTCGGAAGATTTGTTTCGTGGCTGCGGGAGGCCCTGGCTTTTGTAGGTGTTACCTGCGCTTTGATATTGTCTGTAATAATCGGATATAAAACACTACATGGCGAGATTTTAACCTCATTTGAAACACAGCTATATGCTGATTCTTTGAGCGCTTTGCTAATAAATATGGTCTCGCTTGTCAGCTTTGTTGCAGTTGTTTATTCCCTTAAATACATGTGGCATCAGGTAAAAGAAGGTGGGCTTCCGCATACGACCACTAGTGGTAGGTTAACAGCTTTCTATGGCTGGCTAATGCTTTTTATTTCTACCATGATCTGGGCATGCCTCTCTAACAATATAATTATGCTGTATGTGGCAGTTGAAGCAAGCACTATTGCAAGTGGCCTCCTTGTTGCATTTTATTGGGACAAGCGAGCGCTGGAAGCTGGTTACAAGTATCTAATGCTGCTTACCGTAGGCATAACTTTCTCGCTTTTTGGTTGCGTGCTTTTATATGCCACTGGCTCAAACCTGCCCGGTGTAGGGGGAGCTAAGGGATTGCTGATATCTGAGCTAAAGCTACATGCTAGTAGCTTTCCCATAACAACAATAATTCTTGCCTCGGCCTTTCTGATTATTGGGTTCGGGACGAAAGCCGGGGTTGCGCCATTTCATCCATGGTTGCCAGATGCTCACGCAGAAGCGCCAACACCAGTTTCGGCGCTTCTTTCGGGCGTAATGATTAAGGTGGCGATGTACGCTCTTGTGAGAACAGTTACAATTTTCTACCCTACTTTCTCGCCTGTTGCGATGTTTGCCCTTGGACTTGGCGTATTCACGCTCGTAATCGGAGATCTCATGGCTCTAGCACAGGATGACTTAAAACGGATGCTTGCATATTCATCCGTCAGCCAAATAGGCTATATACTTATGGGATTTGGAATAGGTACGCAGTTGGGTATATACGCCGGACTCTTTCACATGGTAAATCACGCTATTGCAAAGGCTCTGCTTTTCCTTGCTGCGGGTGCGGTAATCTACTCTACTGGAGTGCGAAATATTTCCCAGCTAGGTGGCCTCGCAAAGAAAATGCCTATTACAAGTTTTTGCTTCTTTATAGGAGCGCTGGCGGTTTCGGGTATGCCTCCTCTTAATGGTTTTCATAGCAAACTTGCGCTGTTCGTAGCTGGCGCAGATGCGGGTAACTGGTGGGCTGTTGGATTTGGTATAGCTGCTAGCTTGGTAACGCTTGTGGTGCTTTTGAAAGCTGCTAAAAACATATTCTGGGGTAAAGAAAGCGAAGCAGTCGCCAATACATCTGTCCGAGAAGCACCTCTGACTGTTGTGATTTCAATGTTGATTCTTGCTATCCTTTGCTTGGGAGTTGGGCTTTACCCAAAGGCAGTCTATCCGCCGATTAAAGAAGCCGCATCTTATGTCCAAACAATCAACACATCAAATAAAAAAGTGGCGGTTGCTGAAAACCCGAAAGTCGGGAAACCAAATGACAGAAGTTCAAAAAAAATATTAAAGATTGAGTTTTGA
- a CDS encoding O-antigen ligase family protein translates to MKKREPISNAVRFILYILLLILPSAFTTITADPTEIKNVILNLGLLAIAVVILVGLISKKSLKIKWTPLDFVILAFLVWNIVSALNAEYQWATRPEAIRIFSHVFVYFLCSRYLGESDKIRNTFSILALSSVIPCIYAIIQRFGLDPIMWAYPSYERVLASFGNPTYFAAYLVLVIPITLLLYLDEENALRRWGLLVLAGMQLACLLWTYSRGPWFGLLLALAIGFGLPILLGTRGFTFKDAKKVGVGVAVLLGITVLVSINGGIFERAKTSLDTKDLSNIQRVLQWRAGYRVFLEHPIIGVGPGALKVYMPEKLTPSFFYTGIATASEHAHNEFIEVAAETGIIGLGIFLLMLGMTVVFALRKSFEKTHTSGVLIGAILGFLVCNLVGVAMRYSVGGVYFWVFLGLLSGLGSWKTHTKDFRTGNGIRLFLILCFALVFLLFICSSVRAVYSFIGSIEQKRADSLFGQNLMEEAIPIYRKVLFINPTNVSAMYNLAICYTAVKEYNSALSTYARLEKLWPDIGRIHFNKGTIYATMGNLSLAKKELERAAKIDGLPDTWEYLSRVYYALGEESKAAEAARNAVQAANKMTNP, encoded by the coding sequence ATGAAAAAGCGTGAACCGATATCGAACGCCGTTAGATTTATCCTATATATTCTGCTTTTAATTCTCCCTTCCGCTTTCACAACGATAACTGCTGATCCTACCGAGATTAAGAACGTTATACTGAATTTAGGTCTTCTTGCAATCGCTGTGGTTATCCTTGTTGGATTAATTAGCAAGAAGAGTTTGAAGATTAAGTGGACGCCGCTTGACTTCGTAATTCTTGCCTTTCTTGTATGGAATATAGTTTCTGCCCTCAACGCTGAATACCAGTGGGCGACTAGGCCCGAAGCAATTCGAATATTTTCACATGTATTCGTTTATTTTCTATGTTCGCGTTATCTTGGAGAATCCGATAAAATCCGCAATACATTTTCAATACTTGCGCTTTCATCGGTAATTCCTTGCATCTATGCAATCATCCAGCGCTTTGGCCTTGACCCCATCATGTGGGCTTACCCATCATATGAGCGTGTTTTGGCTAGCTTTGGCAACCCAACCTACTTCGCTGCATATCTTGTGCTTGTTATTCCGATTACGCTTTTGCTTTATTTGGATGAAGAAAACGCCTTGCGCAGATGGGGGCTCCTTGTTTTGGCAGGAATGCAGCTCGCATGTCTTTTATGGACTTACTCGCGTGGTCCATGGTTTGGTTTACTGCTTGCTTTGGCGATCGGATTCGGCTTGCCAATACTGCTTGGGACGCGCGGTTTCACGTTTAAAGATGCAAAGAAGGTTGGGGTTGGGGTAGCAGTCCTCCTTGGAATAACAGTGTTAGTATCAATTAATGGTGGGATTTTCGAGCGAGCAAAGACTTCGCTTGATACAAAAGATCTTTCGAACATTCAAAGGGTTCTTCAATGGCGGGCGGGATACCGTGTGTTTCTTGAACATCCAATAATTGGCGTTGGCCCAGGTGCGCTGAAAGTTTATATGCCGGAAAAGTTGACGCCGTCATTCTTTTACACCGGAATTGCGACTGCTTCGGAACACGCGCATAACGAATTTATAGAGGTTGCAGCAGAAACAGGCATCATAGGATTGGGAATTTTCTTGTTGATGCTGGGGATGACAGTTGTTTTTGCACTTCGAAAGTCTTTTGAAAAGACGCATACATCGGGTGTACTGATTGGTGCAATATTAGGTTTTCTTGTGTGCAATCTCGTTGGTGTCGCGATGCGTTATTCCGTTGGCGGTGTTTACTTTTGGGTATTTCTTGGCTTGTTAAGTGGACTGGGAAGTTGGAAAACGCACACAAAAGACTTTCGAACAGGGAATGGTATACGTCTGTTTTTAATTTTGTGCTTTGCACTTGTATTTTTGCTTTTTATTTGCAGTTCGGTACGTGCAGTTTATTCATTTATTGGTTCCATTGAACAAAAAAGGGCGGATAGCCTCTTTGGTCAGAACCTAATGGAGGAGGCAATACCTATCTACCGCAAGGTCCTTTTCATTAACCCCACCAATGTAAGTGCTATGTATAATTTGGCAATCTGCTATACTGCAGTAAAGGAATATAATTCTGCTCTGTCAACTTACGCCCGTTTGGAAAAGCTTTGGCCGGATATTGGAAGGATTCATTTTAACAAGGGAACGATTTATGCAACAATGGGCAATTTATCCCTTGCGAAAAAGGAATTAGAACGTGCCGCAAAAATTGACGGCTTGCCTGATACATGGGAGTACCTTTCTCGCGTTTACTATGCCCTTGGTGAGGAATCCAAAGCAGCCGAAGCTGCTAGAAATGCAGTCCAGGCAGCCAACAAGATGACAAATCCATAA
- the hypB gene encoding hydrogenase nickel incorporation protein HypB has translation MQIPVVQKVLAANDLLAGEMRAEFEKFGLFVVNIMGSPGAGKTSLIEQTLSRAGDLKIGVVEGDLATSLDAERIARHGAQVVQINTGGACHLDASMVRKALDRIDVTSLDVLIIENVGNLVCPVSFDLGETARVVVCSIPEGDDKVLKYPAIFSSASIVVLNKIDLLPYVPFDLAKFEESIANIGRRLIKVSCNTGDGLDNWMEWLRARQV, from the coding sequence ATGCAGATTCCGGTAGTGCAAAAAGTTCTGGCTGCAAATGATCTGCTCGCTGGTGAAATGCGCGCCGAATTCGAAAAATTTGGGCTTTTTGTTGTTAACATAATGGGCTCACCGGGCGCCGGAAAGACAAGTTTGATAGAGCAAACCCTATCTCGGGCAGGAGACTTGAAAATTGGCGTCGTTGAGGGAGACCTTGCGACTTCTCTCGATGCTGAACGAATTGCAAGGCACGGTGCGCAAGTTGTGCAAATTAACACCGGAGGAGCGTGTCACCTTGATGCAAGCATGGTGCGAAAGGCATTGGACAGAATTGATGTTACTTCGCTTGATGTTTTGATAATTGAGAACGTAGGTAATCTCGTTTGTCCTGTAAGCTTCGACCTAGGGGAAACAGCACGAGTGGTAGTGTGCAGTATTCCTGAAGGCGATGATAAGGTACTCAAGTATCCAGCGATCTTCAGTTCAGCTTCGATAGTGGTTCTAAACAAGATTGACCTTCTTCCCTATGTGCCTTTTGACCTTGCCAAGTTTGAGGAGAGTATTGCAAACATCGGCCGAAGATTAATAAAGGTATCTTGTAACACAGGCGATGGTTTAGATAATTGGATGGAATGGCTGAGGGCACGGCAAGTATAA